The window TTTTACCTACGGATAAAAATATTCTAGTTTCTAAATTAAGAGATGAATACAGCTTGGCCAAAAGATCTAATTCTTTCGAAAAAATAACGTTGGAGGTAACGAGGTTTATTTCTGGGGAGAACATCAAATTTGATCTTGGGCTTCTAGATTTTGATATATGCACTGATTTTGAGAAAAAAGTATTAATAGCAGAGTATAATATCCCAAGAGGCCATGTAAGCACTTATTCAAGAATTGCAAAA is drawn from Methanofastidiosum sp. and contains these coding sequences:
- a CDS encoding MGMT family protein; its protein translation is MKIIRIFLPTDKNILVSKLRDEYSLAKRSNSFEKITLEVTRFISGENIKFDLGLLDFDICTDFEKKVLIAEYNIPRGHVSTYSRIAKKIGTPKGARAVGNALANNPFPLIIPCHRAIRSDGTLGGFQGGFEMKKKLLENEGVVLSNGKVSMDKIYY